Proteins encoded together in one Musa acuminata AAA Group cultivar baxijiao chromosome BXJ3-6, Cavendish_Baxijiao_AAA, whole genome shotgun sequence window:
- the LOC103989924 gene encoding oxysterol-binding protein-related protein 2A isoform X3 — protein MLVEGLREDVIKDCEQIMLSEFSEYHRRLKIHYEKCLNFLGTVQQQLEEVNIKNEAASCEGHLQLMKTEYSCSGHGKYSEYSTTESSDDVEKQENDDISDEEESYFFDTKESFNDVSDSCAFNIRVANHETTTSKRESKTGDVEIMYTEEELHCQHMFPHIERRKNLPAPLEKEKSISLWSLIKDNVGKDLTRVCLPVYFNEPLSSLQKCFEELEYSYLLDQAFEFGKRGNSLMRILKVAAFAVSGYASSIGRSCKPFNPLLGETYEADFPEKGIRFISEKVSHHPMLIACHCEGKGWKFWGDSNLTSKFWGQSIQLDPVGVLTLEFDDGEIFQWSKVTTTIYNLIFGRLYCEHHGTMNIRGNRQFSCQLKFKEKSLFDRNPRQVQGYVEDVTGAKVASLLGKWDDLMYRNKGDDVPNKTCNITQNMCLLWERSKPPANPTRYNLTSFAITLNELTSELQEKLPPTDSRLRPDQRHLENGEYEKANAEKLRLEKRQRMSRKLQENGWKPRWFQQEGEDGTYHYVGGYWEAREQKKWDGCPDIFGEF, from the exons ATGCTTGTTGAGGGACTTAGGGAGGATGTAATAAAGGACTGTGAACAGATTATGTTATCAGAATTTTCAGAATACCATAGACGACTAAAGATTCACTACGAAAAATGTTTAAACTTTCTTGGGACAGTTCAGCAACAGTTAGAG GAAGTCAATATTAAAAATGAAGCAGCAAGTTGTGAAGGCCACTTGCAGTTGATGAAAACTGAATATTCTTGCTCTGGACATGGAAAGTACAGTG AATATAGCACAACAGAATCATCTGATGATGTTGAGAAGCAAGAGAATGATGATATTTCAGATGAAGAGGAGTCTTATTTCTTCGATACAAAAGAGAGTTTTAATGATGTTTCCGATTCCTGTGCTTTTAATATAAGGGTGGCAAATCATGAAACTACAACTTCCAAAAGAGAGAGCAAGACTGGTGATGTGGAGATAATGTATACCGAAGAAGAACTTCATTGTCAACATATGTTCCCCCATATTGAAAGGCGAAAGAATCTGCCAGCACCACTTGAGAAGGAGAAAAGTATTAGCCTTTGGTCTTTGATTAAAGACAATGTCGGAAAGGATTTGACACGTGTTTGTCTACCGGTCTACTTCAATGAACCATTGTCATCCCTTCAGAAGTGCTTTGAGGAGCTTGAGTACTCGTATCTCTTGGATCAAGCATTTGAATTTGGCAAAAGG GGGAACAGTCTCATGAGAATTCTGAAAGTAGCTGCCTTTGCAGTCTCCGGTTATGCTTCTTCCATTGGTCGAAGTTGCAAACCATTCAATCCTTTGTTAGGGGAGACATACGAAGCCGACTTTCCCGAAAAGGGAATCCGCTTCATCTCAGAAAAG GTTAGCCACCACCCAATGCTCATTGCCTGCCACTGTGAAGGCAAAGGTTGGAAGTTTTGGGGTGACAGCAAtctcacctctaaattttggggccAATCCATCCAGCTTGATCCCGTTGGTGTTTTGACCCTGGAATTTGATGATGGTGAGATATTCCAATGGAGTAAG GTAACTACTACTATATACAACCTCATCTTTGGCAGACTTTACTGTGAACACCATGGAACTATGAACATAAGAGGCAACAGGCAATTTTCATGTCAACTCAAGTTCAAGGAAAAGTCTCTTTTTGATCGTAATCCTCGGCAA GTTCAAGGCTATGTTGAGGATGTCACGGGGGCAAAAGTTGCCTCCTTACTGGGAAAATGGGACGATCTCATGTACCGCAACAAAGGAGATGATGTTCCTAACAAGACTTGTAATATAACACAAAACATGTGTTTATTATGGGAAAGGAGTAAGCCTCCTGCTAATCCAACTCGATACAACTTAACATCATTTGCCATTACACTAAATGAGCTAACTTCCGAGCTGCAG GAGAAACTTCCACCTACAGATTCAAGACTTCGTCCAGACCAGAGGCATCTGGAAAATGGGGAATACGAAAAGGCAAATGCAGAAAAGTTGCGATTGGAGAAAAGGCAGCGAATG TCAAGGAAATTGCAAGAGAATGGTTGGAAGCCGCGATGGTTCCAACAAGAGGGTGAAGATGGCACGTATCACTACGTTGGTGGATATTGGGAAGCAAGAGAGCAGAAGAAGTGGGATGGATGTCCAGATATATTTGGCGAATTTTAG
- the LOC103989924 gene encoding oxysterol-binding protein-related protein 2A isoform X1, translated as MSAQRAMHPLCCIVLDRPGVAGDQSPDLPTNAPGSGGGPPRTNGDDVGVAGFLYKWTNYGRGWRSRWFSLRHGVLSYSKIRPWDGLSPPENGGTRVIGDASERISSRAGGLGEAPAKPVDVVYLKVSSFRESRSDDRRFYIFSRTKTLHLRTDSKKDRVAWIEALVLASSVYSLRTLSERISFIPNDITFSTERLRDRMLVEGLREDVIKDCEQIMLSEFSEYHRRLKIHYEKCLNFLGTVQQQLEEVNIKNEAASCEGHLQLMKTEYSCSGHGKYSEYSTTESSDDVEKQENDDISDEEESYFFDTKESFNDVSDSCAFNIRVANHETTTSKRESKTGDVEIMYTEEELHCQHMFPHIERRKNLPAPLEKEKSISLWSLIKDNVGKDLTRVCLPVYFNEPLSSLQKCFEELEYSYLLDQAFEFGKRGNSLMRILKVAAFAVSGYASSIGRSCKPFNPLLGETYEADFPEKGIRFISEKVSHHPMLIACHCEGKGWKFWGDSNLTSKFWGQSIQLDPVGVLTLEFDDGEIFQWSKVTTTIYNLIFGRLYCEHHGTMNIRGNRQFSCQLKFKEKSLFDRNPRQVQGYVEDVTGAKVASLLGKWDDLMYRNKGDDVPNKTCNITQNMCLLWERSKPPANPTRYNLTSFAITLNELTSELQEKLPPTDSRLRPDQRHLENGEYEKANAEKLRLEKRQRMSRKLQENGWKPRWFQQEGEDGTYHYVGGYWEAREQKKWDGCPDIFGEF; from the exons ATGAGCGCGCAGAGGGCGATGCACCCCCTCTGCTGCATCGTTCTCGATCGACCCGGCGTCGCCGGCGACCAGTCCCCCGACCTGCCGACCAATGCCCCGGGGAGCGGCGGCGGGCCGCCGCGGACCAATGGCGATGACGTCGGCGTCGCCGGGTTCCTCTACAAGTGGACCAATTATGGTCGGGGGTGGCGGTCCCGGTGGTTCTCCCTTCGCCACGGCGTGCTCTCCTACTCCAAGATCCGCCCCTGGGACGGCCTCTCCCCGCCGGAGAATGGCGGCACCCGGGTCATCGGCGACGCCTCCGAGCGGATCTCTTCCCGGGCGGGTGGCCTCGGGGAAGCGCCCGCCAAACCCGTCGATGTCGTTTACCTCAAG GTGTCATCATTTCGGGAAAGCAGGTCTGATGATAGAAGGTTCTATATATTTTCTCGCACAAAGACACTTCATCTGAGGACTGATTCAAAGAAAGATCGTGTAGCATGGATCGAGGCTTTGGTCTTGGCAAGTAGTGTATATTCCTTAAGAACATTGAGTGAACGTATTTCCTTTATCCCAAATGATATAACCTTCTCAACTGAAAGACTGAGAGACCGCATGCTTGTTGAGGGACTTAGGGAGGATGTAATAAAGGACTGTGAACAGATTATGTTATCAGAATTTTCAGAATACCATAGACGACTAAAGATTCACTACGAAAAATGTTTAAACTTTCTTGGGACAGTTCAGCAACAGTTAGAG GAAGTCAATATTAAAAATGAAGCAGCAAGTTGTGAAGGCCACTTGCAGTTGATGAAAACTGAATATTCTTGCTCTGGACATGGAAAGTACAGTG AATATAGCACAACAGAATCATCTGATGATGTTGAGAAGCAAGAGAATGATGATATTTCAGATGAAGAGGAGTCTTATTTCTTCGATACAAAAGAGAGTTTTAATGATGTTTCCGATTCCTGTGCTTTTAATATAAGGGTGGCAAATCATGAAACTACAACTTCCAAAAGAGAGAGCAAGACTGGTGATGTGGAGATAATGTATACCGAAGAAGAACTTCATTGTCAACATATGTTCCCCCATATTGAAAGGCGAAAGAATCTGCCAGCACCACTTGAGAAGGAGAAAAGTATTAGCCTTTGGTCTTTGATTAAAGACAATGTCGGAAAGGATTTGACACGTGTTTGTCTACCGGTCTACTTCAATGAACCATTGTCATCCCTTCAGAAGTGCTTTGAGGAGCTTGAGTACTCGTATCTCTTGGATCAAGCATTTGAATTTGGCAAAAGG GGGAACAGTCTCATGAGAATTCTGAAAGTAGCTGCCTTTGCAGTCTCCGGTTATGCTTCTTCCATTGGTCGAAGTTGCAAACCATTCAATCCTTTGTTAGGGGAGACATACGAAGCCGACTTTCCCGAAAAGGGAATCCGCTTCATCTCAGAAAAG GTTAGCCACCACCCAATGCTCATTGCCTGCCACTGTGAAGGCAAAGGTTGGAAGTTTTGGGGTGACAGCAAtctcacctctaaattttggggccAATCCATCCAGCTTGATCCCGTTGGTGTTTTGACCCTGGAATTTGATGATGGTGAGATATTCCAATGGAGTAAG GTAACTACTACTATATACAACCTCATCTTTGGCAGACTTTACTGTGAACACCATGGAACTATGAACATAAGAGGCAACAGGCAATTTTCATGTCAACTCAAGTTCAAGGAAAAGTCTCTTTTTGATCGTAATCCTCGGCAA GTTCAAGGCTATGTTGAGGATGTCACGGGGGCAAAAGTTGCCTCCTTACTGGGAAAATGGGACGATCTCATGTACCGCAACAAAGGAGATGATGTTCCTAACAAGACTTGTAATATAACACAAAACATGTGTTTATTATGGGAAAGGAGTAAGCCTCCTGCTAATCCAACTCGATACAACTTAACATCATTTGCCATTACACTAAATGAGCTAACTTCCGAGCTGCAG GAGAAACTTCCACCTACAGATTCAAGACTTCGTCCAGACCAGAGGCATCTGGAAAATGGGGAATACGAAAAGGCAAATGCAGAAAAGTTGCGATTGGAGAAAAGGCAGCGAATG TCAAGGAAATTGCAAGAGAATGGTTGGAAGCCGCGATGGTTCCAACAAGAGGGTGAAGATGGCACGTATCACTACGTTGGTGGATATTGGGAAGCAAGAGAGCAGAAGAAGTGGGATGGATGTCCAGATATATTTGGCGAATTTTAG
- the LOC103989924 gene encoding oxysterol-binding protein-related protein 2A isoform X4: MSFNNNEYSTTESSDDVEKQENDDISDEEESYFFDTKESFNDVSDSCAFNIRVANHETTTSKRESKTGDVEIMYTEEELHCQHMFPHIERRKNLPAPLEKEKSISLWSLIKDNVGKDLTRVCLPVYFNEPLSSLQKCFEELEYSYLLDQAFEFGKRGNSLMRILKVAAFAVSGYASSIGRSCKPFNPLLGETYEADFPEKGIRFISEKVSHHPMLIACHCEGKGWKFWGDSNLTSKFWGQSIQLDPVGVLTLEFDDGEIFQWSKVTTTIYNLIFGRLYCEHHGTMNIRGNRQFSCQLKFKEKSLFDRNPRQVQGYVEDVTGAKVASLLGKWDDLMYRNKGDDVPNKTCNITQNMCLLWERSKPPANPTRYNLTSFAITLNELTSELQEKLPPTDSRLRPDQRHLENGEYEKANAEKLRLEKRQRMSRKLQENGWKPRWFQQEGEDGTYHYVGGYWEAREQKKWDGCPDIFGEF; this comes from the exons ATGAGCTTTAACAATAACG AATATAGCACAACAGAATCATCTGATGATGTTGAGAAGCAAGAGAATGATGATATTTCAGATGAAGAGGAGTCTTATTTCTTCGATACAAAAGAGAGTTTTAATGATGTTTCCGATTCCTGTGCTTTTAATATAAGGGTGGCAAATCATGAAACTACAACTTCCAAAAGAGAGAGCAAGACTGGTGATGTGGAGATAATGTATACCGAAGAAGAACTTCATTGTCAACATATGTTCCCCCATATTGAAAGGCGAAAGAATCTGCCAGCACCACTTGAGAAGGAGAAAAGTATTAGCCTTTGGTCTTTGATTAAAGACAATGTCGGAAAGGATTTGACACGTGTTTGTCTACCGGTCTACTTCAATGAACCATTGTCATCCCTTCAGAAGTGCTTTGAGGAGCTTGAGTACTCGTATCTCTTGGATCAAGCATTTGAATTTGGCAAAAGG GGGAACAGTCTCATGAGAATTCTGAAAGTAGCTGCCTTTGCAGTCTCCGGTTATGCTTCTTCCATTGGTCGAAGTTGCAAACCATTCAATCCTTTGTTAGGGGAGACATACGAAGCCGACTTTCCCGAAAAGGGAATCCGCTTCATCTCAGAAAAG GTTAGCCACCACCCAATGCTCATTGCCTGCCACTGTGAAGGCAAAGGTTGGAAGTTTTGGGGTGACAGCAAtctcacctctaaattttggggccAATCCATCCAGCTTGATCCCGTTGGTGTTTTGACCCTGGAATTTGATGATGGTGAGATATTCCAATGGAGTAAG GTAACTACTACTATATACAACCTCATCTTTGGCAGACTTTACTGTGAACACCATGGAACTATGAACATAAGAGGCAACAGGCAATTTTCATGTCAACTCAAGTTCAAGGAAAAGTCTCTTTTTGATCGTAATCCTCGGCAA GTTCAAGGCTATGTTGAGGATGTCACGGGGGCAAAAGTTGCCTCCTTACTGGGAAAATGGGACGATCTCATGTACCGCAACAAAGGAGATGATGTTCCTAACAAGACTTGTAATATAACACAAAACATGTGTTTATTATGGGAAAGGAGTAAGCCTCCTGCTAATCCAACTCGATACAACTTAACATCATTTGCCATTACACTAAATGAGCTAACTTCCGAGCTGCAG GAGAAACTTCCACCTACAGATTCAAGACTTCGTCCAGACCAGAGGCATCTGGAAAATGGGGAATACGAAAAGGCAAATGCAGAAAAGTTGCGATTGGAGAAAAGGCAGCGAATG TCAAGGAAATTGCAAGAGAATGGTTGGAAGCCGCGATGGTTCCAACAAGAGGGTGAAGATGGCACGTATCACTACGTTGGTGGATATTGGGAAGCAAGAGAGCAGAAGAAGTGGGATGGATGTCCAGATATATTTGGCGAATTTTAG
- the LOC103989924 gene encoding oxysterol-binding protein-related protein 2A isoform X2, with translation MSAQRAMHPLCCIVLDRPGVAGDQSPDLPTNAPGSGGGPPRTNGDDVGVAGFLYKWTNYGRGWRSRWFSLRHGVLSYSKIRPWDGLSPPENGGTRVIGDASERISSRAGGLGEAPAKPVDVVYLKVSSFRESRSDDRRFYIFSRTKTLHLRTDSKKDRVAWIEALVLASSVYSLRTLSERISFIPNDITFSTERLRDRMLVEGLREDVIKDCEQIMLSEFSEYHRRLKIHYEKCLNFLGTVQQQLEEVNIKNEAASCEGHLQLMKTEYSCSGHGKYSEYSTTESSDDVEKQENDDISDEEESYFFDTKESFNDVSDSCAFNIRVANHETTTSKRESKTGDVEIMYTEEELHCQHMFPHIERRKNLPAPLEKEKSISLWSLIKDNVGKDLTRVCLPVYFNEPLSSLQKCFEELEYSYLLDQAFEFGKRGNSLMRILKVAAFAVSGYASSIGRSCKPFNPLLGETYEADFPEKGIRFISEKVSHHPMLIACHCEGKGWKFWGDSNLTSKFWGQSIQLDPVGVLTLEFDDGEIFQWSKVTTTIYNLIFGRLYCEHHGTMNIRGNRQFSCQLKFKEKSLFDRNPRQVQGYVEDVTGAKVASLLGKWDDLMYRNKGDDVPNKTCNITQNMCLLWERRETSTYRFKTSSRPEASGKWGIRKGKCRKVAIGEKAANVKEIAREWLEAAMVPTRG, from the exons ATGAGCGCGCAGAGGGCGATGCACCCCCTCTGCTGCATCGTTCTCGATCGACCCGGCGTCGCCGGCGACCAGTCCCCCGACCTGCCGACCAATGCCCCGGGGAGCGGCGGCGGGCCGCCGCGGACCAATGGCGATGACGTCGGCGTCGCCGGGTTCCTCTACAAGTGGACCAATTATGGTCGGGGGTGGCGGTCCCGGTGGTTCTCCCTTCGCCACGGCGTGCTCTCCTACTCCAAGATCCGCCCCTGGGACGGCCTCTCCCCGCCGGAGAATGGCGGCACCCGGGTCATCGGCGACGCCTCCGAGCGGATCTCTTCCCGGGCGGGTGGCCTCGGGGAAGCGCCCGCCAAACCCGTCGATGTCGTTTACCTCAAG GTGTCATCATTTCGGGAAAGCAGGTCTGATGATAGAAGGTTCTATATATTTTCTCGCACAAAGACACTTCATCTGAGGACTGATTCAAAGAAAGATCGTGTAGCATGGATCGAGGCTTTGGTCTTGGCAAGTAGTGTATATTCCTTAAGAACATTGAGTGAACGTATTTCCTTTATCCCAAATGATATAACCTTCTCAACTGAAAGACTGAGAGACCGCATGCTTGTTGAGGGACTTAGGGAGGATGTAATAAAGGACTGTGAACAGATTATGTTATCAGAATTTTCAGAATACCATAGACGACTAAAGATTCACTACGAAAAATGTTTAAACTTTCTTGGGACAGTTCAGCAACAGTTAGAG GAAGTCAATATTAAAAATGAAGCAGCAAGTTGTGAAGGCCACTTGCAGTTGATGAAAACTGAATATTCTTGCTCTGGACATGGAAAGTACAGTG AATATAGCACAACAGAATCATCTGATGATGTTGAGAAGCAAGAGAATGATGATATTTCAGATGAAGAGGAGTCTTATTTCTTCGATACAAAAGAGAGTTTTAATGATGTTTCCGATTCCTGTGCTTTTAATATAAGGGTGGCAAATCATGAAACTACAACTTCCAAAAGAGAGAGCAAGACTGGTGATGTGGAGATAATGTATACCGAAGAAGAACTTCATTGTCAACATATGTTCCCCCATATTGAAAGGCGAAAGAATCTGCCAGCACCACTTGAGAAGGAGAAAAGTATTAGCCTTTGGTCTTTGATTAAAGACAATGTCGGAAAGGATTTGACACGTGTTTGTCTACCGGTCTACTTCAATGAACCATTGTCATCCCTTCAGAAGTGCTTTGAGGAGCTTGAGTACTCGTATCTCTTGGATCAAGCATTTGAATTTGGCAAAAGG GGGAACAGTCTCATGAGAATTCTGAAAGTAGCTGCCTTTGCAGTCTCCGGTTATGCTTCTTCCATTGGTCGAAGTTGCAAACCATTCAATCCTTTGTTAGGGGAGACATACGAAGCCGACTTTCCCGAAAAGGGAATCCGCTTCATCTCAGAAAAG GTTAGCCACCACCCAATGCTCATTGCCTGCCACTGTGAAGGCAAAGGTTGGAAGTTTTGGGGTGACAGCAAtctcacctctaaattttggggccAATCCATCCAGCTTGATCCCGTTGGTGTTTTGACCCTGGAATTTGATGATGGTGAGATATTCCAATGGAGTAAG GTAACTACTACTATATACAACCTCATCTTTGGCAGACTTTACTGTGAACACCATGGAACTATGAACATAAGAGGCAACAGGCAATTTTCATGTCAACTCAAGTTCAAGGAAAAGTCTCTTTTTGATCGTAATCCTCGGCAA GTTCAAGGCTATGTTGAGGATGTCACGGGGGCAAAAGTTGCCTCCTTACTGGGAAAATGGGACGATCTCATGTACCGCAACAAAGGAGATGATGTTCCTAACAAGACTTGTAATATAACACAAAACATGTGTTTATTATGGGAAAGGA GAGAAACTTCCACCTACAGATTCAAGACTTCGTCCAGACCAGAGGCATCTGGAAAATGGGGAATACGAAAAGGCAAATGCAGAAAAGTTGCGATTGGAGAAAAGGCAGCGAATG TCAAGGAAATTGCAAGAGAATGGTTGGAAGCCGCGATGGTTCCAACAAGAGGGTGA